Proteins co-encoded in one Malus sylvestris chromosome 7, drMalSylv7.2, whole genome shotgun sequence genomic window:
- the LOC126628451 gene encoding putative disease resistance RPP13-like protein 1 → MAMEVVGGALLSFFLSVLFDRLASRPVVDFIRGQKITSGLLKKLRIKLLSVNSVLDDAEEKQFNNPAVREWLDELKDALYAADDLLDVIKTEALRRKLEGDESESSSSRKSQVPISSSTWIDEFDKTMEPKIVEMLERLEFIVNEKDVLGLNEGVPNRRPQSRLSATSLVEEDGVYGRDEDKETTVKLLLSDDANGNKLSVIPVVGMGGIGKTTLAQLVYNDARVKQHFDLQAWVYVSEEFDVVRITQIIYGSVISQTCSITDLNLLQVKLKEALTGKKCFFVHDDVWNENYIHWDALRCSFESVAHGSKIIVTTRNQRVASMMGTVTTYHLNHISDEDCGLLFSKHAFGRINSAVHPTLEEISSGIIKKCKGLPLAAKSLGGLLRCKQSYEEWDEILKSEIWDLQDEYTILPALRLSYHHLPSHLKRCFSYCSIFPKGYKFGKSELVLLWMAEGFLSPQRKKMMEDVGVEYFDDLISRSFFQHSGDDQSLFTMHDLINDLAKFVSREFCFRLDDSDSFNNVSSKTRHFSYTQNSPFLEGLGVGVHATAKEEISGFDKFEALCEAKYLRTFLAIKPGPLWNIFSFNKVPHDLL, encoded by the coding sequence ATGGCGATGGAAGTTGTGGGCGGCgctcttctctctttttttctctccgTCTTGTTTGATAGGCTGGCCTCCCGTCCCGTCGTCGACTTCATCCGCGGACAGAAGATCACCAGCGGACTGCTCAAGAAGTTGAGGATTAAGCTGCTTTCAGTTAATTCTGTGCTCGATGACGCGGAGGAGAAGCAATTCAACAACCCAGCTGTGAGGGAGTGGCTCGACGAACTTAAAGATGCTCTGTATGCTGCAGACGACCTGCTGGATGTGATCAAGACTGAAGCTCTGCGGCGAAAGCTCGAAGGCGATGAATCcgaaagcagcagcagcagaaaaAGTCAGGTACCCATCTCCAGTTCCACTTGGATTGATgaatttgacaaaacaatggAACCCAAGATTGTagaaatgcttgagaggttagaaTTTATTGTAAATGAGAAAGATGTGCTTGGTTTGAACGAGGGTGTTCCGAATCGGCGACCACAATCAAGATTATCTGCCACCTCTTTGGTGGAAGAGGACGGTGTGTACGGTAGGGATGAGGACAAGGAGACCACTGTGAAGCTATTGCTATCTGATGATGCGAATGGCAATAAGTTGAGTGTGATTCCGGTTGTGGGAATGGGTGGCATCGGAAAGACCACCCTTGCGCAGCTCGTATACAACGATGCTAGAGTGAAGCAACATTTTGACTTGCAAGCATGGGTTTATGTTTCAGAAGAATTTGATGTTGTTAGAATAACCCAAATCATTTATGGTTCAGTCATTTCACAAACTTGTAGTATTACGGACTTGAATCTACTTCAAGTTAAACTCAAGGAGGCTTTGACGGGAAAGAAATGTTTCTTTGTTCATGATGATGTATGGAACGAGAATTATATTCACTGGGATGCATTGCGGTGTTCTTTTGAGTCTGTCGCACACGGAAGTAAGATCATTGTGACTACACGTAACCAACGTGTTGCATCAATGATGGGTACTGTCACAACTTACCATCTAAACCACATATCTGACGAAGATTGCGGGTTGTTATTTTCCAAGCATGCCTTCGGCAGGATAAACTCAGCTGTGCATCCAACTCTAGAAGAAATCAGTAGCGGAATAATTAAGAAGTGTAAAGGTCTTCCTTTAGCTGCAAAGTCTCTTGGGGGTTTGTTGCGCTGTAAACAAAGTTACGAGGAGTGGGATGAAATATTGAAGAGTGAAATATGGGACTTGCAAGATGAGTATACCATTCTTCCAGCTTTGAGATTAAGTTATCATCATCTTCCTTCTCATCTAAAACGATGTTTTTCCTATTGTTCGATTTTCCCCAAAGGATACAAATTTGGAAAATCAGAATTAGTTTTGTTGTGGATGGCTGAAGGTTTTTTGTCaccccaaagaaagaaaatgatggaAGACGTTGGAGTGGAGTACTTTGATGATTTAATATCGAGGTCATTTTTTCAGCATTCAGGTGATGACCAATCACTTTTTACCATGCACGACCTTATCAACGATTTAGCAAAGTTTGTATCAAGAGAATTTTGTTTTAGGTTGGATGATAGCGACTCATTCAATAATGTTTCAAGCAAGACTCGTCATTTCTCATACACTCAGAATAGCCCCTTTCTCgaaggacttggtgtaggtgtTCATGCGACTGCAAAGGAGGAGATTTCTGGTTTTGATAAATTTGAAGCTTTATGCGAAGCCAAGTATTTGCGCACCTTCCTAGCAATAAAACCTGGACCATTATGGAATATTTTCAGTTTCAACAAGGTACCTCATGATCTCTTATGA
- the LOC126628445 gene encoding probable disease resistance protein RF9 isoform X2, which translates to MAEAVVSMVIEGLKGALIEEVKFLSGVGDQIEYAQIELLLMHGFLKDADAKQGDNEVVRIWVQIIRDAAYDLEDVIESFALKVALKRGGSGKLVLKRLACIFNKGINLHKIGSEIESITVKLSKLRASLQGYNIKQITGTQYGGATSFERQKEQRQTYPHVIERDVVGLESGIEILVKQLVKEETQVVSIWGMGGSGKTTLAKQVYDHNVVKCHFDCFAWVCVSQQCHGKEVLEDILIKLTRATNDQIKEISKMKKDQIVERLCIIQKKKKCLVVLDDIWTRDAWNSLKPGFPIGEETKSRILLTTRNNDVATHAGENRYVYKSRALNTKESWELFKKIAIFGRDQADSESYAEKEKLGKKMLQHCAGLPLAITVIAELLARKVTVDEWNTVDKNVDVHIQRGTDLDQEYKGDQGYTGALRVLALSYDDLPYRLKLCFLYLCQFQDDYEIPVKRLIQLWIAEGFISPASQRHGSSEVLENVAYSCLSELVQRCMVQVGTLGSTKKIKTCRVHDLMRDLCLLKAEEENFLHVVNFTDTITKVATITKVRRLAVYVETEFVDRFAPTRNDHLRSLLFYVDPKYDYSNWKKKLLGSVLFNSKLLRVLKFEGIRGDVELPSNIGNLVHLRFLSLKGSHVKQLPSSLGNLVCLQTLDLRGVTRVKVPNVIWKMKELRHLYLCHFYEGGGKLSLATLHNLQTLVNISGADCDLNHLAELTNLRKLFIHGVKNMEEILKSTSITFNHLRSLFVHSGLELLPMNMALSCPHIYKLKLDGAIRDQSLEGLQYYRNLTKMSLSRTLLRLDSLKILEKIPNLRMLWFGFGTFENLPELVFSEEGYPNLEFLSLSGMAEFKTCSIEKGGMRSLCSLSIDYCWELTAVPEGLQYVTTLKELTIQKMPGTFCSRLREGGEDSYKIQHVPSVVITNIEEDREVDN; encoded by the exons aTGGCCGAGGCGGTAGTTTCAATGGTAATTGAAGGGCTCAAAGGCGCTCTTATTGAGGAAGTGAAGTTCTTGAGTGGGGTTGGCGATCAAATTGAGTATGCACAAATCGAGCTACTTTTGATGCATGGCTTCCTGAAAGATGCTGATGCAAAACAAGGAGACAATGAAGTAGTACGCATTTGGGTTCAAATTATAAGAGATGCTGCTTATGATTTGGAGGATGTCATTGAATCTTTTGCCTTGAAAGTGGCTCTCAAAAGGGGAGGAAGTGGGAAGCTTGTTCTGAAAAGGTTGGCGTGCATCTTTAACAAAGGCATTAATCTTCACAAGATCGGTTCAGAAATTGAGAGCATTACGGTCAAGCTTTCCAAATTGAGGGCGAGTTTGCAAGGTTATAACATCAAGCAAATAACGGGTACACAATATGGAGGTGCCACTTCTTTTGAGAGGCAAAAGGAACAAAGGCAAACGTATCCACATGTTATTGAACGTGATGTTGTTGGGTTAGAGAGCGGTATAGAGATACTAGTCAAGCAGTTGGTGAAAGAAGAAACCCAAGTTGTATCTATTTGGGGGATGGGCGGTTCAGGAAAGACCACTCTTGCAAAACAAGTTTATGATCACAATGTTGTTAAGTGTCATTTCGATTGTTTTGCTTGGGTGTGTGTGTCACAACAATGTCATGGAAAAGAGGTTTTGGAAGATATTTTGATCAAGCTTACTCGCGCCACCAATgatcaaataaaagaaatttcgAAAATGAAGAAGGACCAAATAGTAGAGAGGCTTTGCATCatccaaaaaaagaagaaatgttTGGTGGTTCTTGATGACATTTGGACTCGTGATGCGTGGAACTCTCTAAAACCTGGATTTCCAATAGGTGAGGAAACGAAGAGTCGTATATTACTCACCACTCGCAACAACGACGTTGCTACACATGCTGGAGAAAATCGTTATGTTTATAAATCGCGTGCGCTAAATACTAAGGAAAGCTGGGAACTGTTTAAGAAGATAGCAATCTTTGGGAGAGATCAAGCAG acTCTGAATCTTATGCTGAGAAGGAGAAACTAGGAAAGAAGATGCTTCAACATTGTGCTGGTCTGCCACTAGCCATTACTGTGATTGCGGAACTTCTAGCAAGAAAAGTCACAGTTGACGAGTGGAATACAGTAGACAAGAACGTTGATGTGCATATACAGAGAGGAACTGATCTTGACCAAGAATACAAAGGCGATCAAGGATATACAGGTGCATTAAGGGTGTTGGCATTGAGTTATGACGACTTACCATATCGTTTAAAACTATGCTTTTTATATTTATGCCAATTTCAAGATGATTATGAGATACCGGTCAAAAGACTGATTCAGTTATGGATAGCAGAAGGTTTTATATCTCCGGCGTCCCAACGACATGGTTCATCCGAAGTATTGGAAAATGTAGCATATTCTTGTTTAAGtgagttggtgcaaagatgTATGGTTCAAGTTGGAACACTTGGTTCAACTAAGAAGATCAAAACATGCCGTGTTCATGATCTTATGCGAGACTTGTGCTTGTTAAAGGCAGAAGAGGAGAACTTTCTTCACGTTGTAAATTTTACTGACACGATAACCAAGGTAGCAACAATTACTAAAGTTCGAAGACTTGCTGTATATGTGGAAACAGAATTTGTTGATAGATTTGCTCCCACAAGAAATGACCATCTTAGGTCTTTGTTATTCTATGTCGACCCAAAATATGATTACTccaattggaagaaaaaattaTTGGGGTCAGTACTATTCAACTCCAAATTGCTCAGGGTACTAAAGTTTGAAGGCATAAGGGGAGATGTTGAGTTGCCGAGTAACATTGGGAATCTTGTCCACTTAAGGTTTTTAAGTCTAAAGGGAAGTCATGTAAAACAGTTGCCATCATCTTTAGGTAATTTAGTATGTTTGCAAACTCTAGACTTACGAGGTGTTACCCGGGTGAAAGTACCAAATGTGATTTGGAAGATGAAAGAATTGAGACATTTATATTTATGCCATTTTTACGAAGGGGGTGGGAAATTGTCCTTGGCTACTCTTCACAATTTGCAGACTTTAGTCAATATTTCAGGTGCTGATTGTGATTTGAATCATCTTGCTGAATTGACCAATCTCAGAAAACTGTTCATACATGGGGTGAAAAATATGGAGGAAATCTTGAAATCTACTAGCATCACATTTAACCATCTTCGATCTCTATTTGTGCACTCTGGTCTCGAACTTCTACCAATGAATATGGCATTGAGTTGTCCTCATATATACAAACTTAAATTGGACGGGGCAATCAGAGATCAATCATTGGAAGGCCTTCAGTACTATCGGAACCTCACTAAGATGTCTCTGTCTCGTACTCTTCTACGGTTGGACAGTCTCAAAATACTTGAGAAGATCCCAAACTTAAGAAtgctttggtttggttttggtacTTTCGAGAATCTTCCAGAACTGGTTTTCTCAGAAGAAGGTTATCCTAATCTTGAATTTCTTTCACTTTCTGGGATGGCTGAATTTAAGACTTGTAGCATAGAGAAAGGAGGCATGCGTAGTCTCTGCAGTTTGTCTATTGACTATTGCTGGGAATTGACGGCAGTCCCTGAGGGGCTTCAGTATGTTACTACCCTCAAGGAATTAACAATCCAAAAGATGCCTGGGACATTCTGTAGTAGGCTTCGGGAAGGAGGAGAGGATTCCTACAAAATTCAACATGTGCCTTCTGTTGTCATTACAAATATTGAGGAGGATAGAGAAGTGGATAACTG A
- the LOC126628956 gene encoding putative disease resistance protein At3g14460 — protein sequence MPPHMDKLKDLHTFSDFVVGKQTAPSIVVLKELQIVGTLAISGLHNIVNSEDAFVANMRNKHLDGLALTWGAETDDSQKDREVLNNLQPHTHLKALSLKFYGGTRFPDWLGDHSFSNLVSLRLEDCKHCCALPPLGQLPSLVTLYVCGLNEVETIGPEFYGNGVSVVMPFRSLSVLFFKDMLGWQEWSHFGSSQEGGAFPHLCQLYLTNCPKLTQKLPEYLPSLTTLEIRRCEQLLGSLPRTRAILEIPSVKDNLCLEEKTSGTNSSLTPFPCDGLADALRVLKIKNCWNLSPLNYCYAFLKTLKIKSSCDSTTSIPLDYFPNVKELKLYDCRNLESLTYSQDSESPTILSLSSLRIFNCPNFISFPDGGLYAPNLIVLNISECDKLRSLPEHMCTSLSSLQAVILEYCSELESFPEGGLPSNLDMLRIFGSKKLIANRMHWGLDRLICLRYLAFSFDECEDVVSFPEEGLLPTILTTLCIFNSPNLKILDSKGFQNLTALQHLFIDGCNELECLPEGLPTSLSHLDINKCPLLTQRCQNEIGEDWPKISHITRVTVDGLDFIN from the coding sequence ATGCCACCACATATGGATAAGTTGAAGGATCTCCACACATTCAGTGACTTTGTTGTTGGCAAACAAACTGCACCTAGCATTGTAGTGTTGAAAGAGCTTCAGATAGTAGGTACACTTGCTATTTCAGGGCTTCATAATATAGTGAATTCTGAGGATGCTTTTGTTGCCAATATGAGAAATAAGCACCTTGACGGACTAGCTTTGACATGGGGAGCTGAGACCGATGATTCACAAAAAGATAGAGAGGTGCTTAATAATCTCCAGCCTCATACACACCTGAAAGCCCTCAGTCTTAAGTTTTATGGGGGTACAAGATTTCCGGATTGGTTAGGAGATCATTCTTTTTCTAATTTGGTTTCTCTTCGACTCGAAGATTGTAAACATTGTTGCGCCTTGCCACCACTGGGGCAGCTACCCTCCCTCGTCACGCTTTATGTTTGTGGGTTAAATGAAGTGGAGACGATAGGGCCTGAGTTTTATGGTAATGGTGTTTCTGTTGTTATGCCATTTAGATCTCTATCAGTTTTATTCTTCAAAGATATGTTGGGATGGCAAGAGTGGTCTCATTTCGGAAGTAGCCAAGAAGGTGGAGCTTTTCCTCATCTTTGTCAGCTCTATCTGACAAATTGTCCCAAGCTAACACAGAAATTACCTGAGTATCTTCCATCCTTGACTACACTTGAGATAAGGAGATGCGAGCAACTTCTGGGTTCACTTCCAAGAACTCGGGCCATTTTGGAGATTCCTTCTGTGAAAGACAACCTTTGTCTTGAAGAGAAAACTAGCGGTACTAACTCATCTCTTACTCCATTTCCTTGTGACGGTCTGGCTGATGCTTTAAGAgttcttaaaataaaaaactgttgGAACTTATCTCCACTAAATTACTGCTATGCATTCCTTAAAACATTGAAGATAAAGAGTAGCTGTGATTCAACCACATCTATCCCGCTGGACTACTTCCCAAATGTTAAAGAGCTCAAATTATATGACTGTAGGAATCTGGAATCCCTTACTTATTCCCAGGATTCTGAAAGCCCTACAATCCTGTCCCTCAGTTCCTTGAGAATATTTAATTGCCCAAATTTTATATCTTTTCCTGATGGAGGACTGTACGCCCCCAACTTGATAGTGCTTAATATATCTGAATGTGATAAATTGAGGTCATTGCCAGAACATATGTGCACCAGTCTCTCATCTCTTCAGGCTGTAATCCTAGAGTATTGTTCTGAACTAGAGTCATTTCCTGAAGGGGGACTGccttcaaatttggatatgcTGCGTATCTTTGGATCCAAAAAACTCATTGCCAACCGCATGCACTGGGGTCTGGATAGGCTCATCTGTCTCAGATACTTGGCCTTCAGCTTTGACGAATGTGAAGACGTTGTATCATTTCCAGAGGAGGGGCTTCTGCCTACCATTTTGACTACTCTCTGCATCTTCAATAGTCCAAATCTTAAGATCCTGGACTCTAAGGGTTTTCAAAACCTCACCGCTCTTCAACATTTGTTCATTGATGGGTGTAATGAGCTTGAATGCTTGCCAGAAGGCCTTCCCACTTCTCTTTCTCATTTGGATATCAATAAATGTCCTTTGCTGACACAAAGGTGCCAGAATGAGATAGGGGAAGATTGGCCAAAGATTTCTCACATCACTCGTGTAACCGTTGATGGGCTCGATTTCATAAACTGA
- the LOC126628445 gene encoding probable disease resistance protein RF9 isoform X1 produces MAEAVVSMVIEGLKGALIEEVKFLSGVGDQIEYAQIELLLMHGFLKDADAKQGDNEVVRIWVQIIRDAAYDLEDVIESFALKVALKRGGSGKLVLKRLACIFNKGINLHKIGSEIESITVKLSKLRASLQGYNIKQITGTQYGGATSFERQKEQRQTYPHVIERDVVGLESGIEILVKQLVKEETQVVSIWGMGGSGKTTLAKQVYDHNVVKCHFDCFAWVCVSQQCHGKEVLEDILIKLTRATNDQIKEISKMKKDQIVERLCIIQKKKKCLVVLDDIWTRDAWNSLKPGFPIGEETKSRILLTTRNNDVATHAGENRYVYKSRALNTKESWELFKKIAIFGRDQADSESYAEKEKLGKKMLQHCAGLPLAITVIAELLARKVTVDEWNTVDKNVDVHIQRGTDLDQEYKGDQGYTGALRVLALSYDDLPYRLKLCFLYLCQFQDDYEIPVKRLIQLWIAEGFISPASQRHGSSEVLENVAYSCLSELVQRCMVQVGTLGSTKKIKTCRVHDLMRDLCLLKAEEENFLHVVNFTDTITKVATITKVRRLAVYVETEFVDRFAPTRNDHLRSLLFYVDPKYDYSNWKKKLLGSVLFNSKLLRVLKFEGIRGDVELPSNIGNLVHLRFLSLKGSHVKQLPSSLGNLVCLQTLDLRGVTRVKVPNVIWKMKELRHLYLCHFYEGGGKLSLATLHNLQTLVNISGADCDLNHLAELTNLRKLFIHGVKNMEEILKSTSITFNHLRSLFVHSGLELLPMNMALSCPHIYKLKLDGAIRDQSLEGLQYYRNLTKMSLSRTLLRLDSLKILEKIPNLRMLWFGFGTFENLPELVFSEEGYPNLEFLSLSGMAEFKTCSIEKGGMRSLCSLSIDYCWELTAVPEGLQYVTTLKELTIQKMPGTFCSRLREGGEDSYKIQHVPSVVITNIEEDREVDNW; encoded by the exons aTGGCCGAGGCGGTAGTTTCAATGGTAATTGAAGGGCTCAAAGGCGCTCTTATTGAGGAAGTGAAGTTCTTGAGTGGGGTTGGCGATCAAATTGAGTATGCACAAATCGAGCTACTTTTGATGCATGGCTTCCTGAAAGATGCTGATGCAAAACAAGGAGACAATGAAGTAGTACGCATTTGGGTTCAAATTATAAGAGATGCTGCTTATGATTTGGAGGATGTCATTGAATCTTTTGCCTTGAAAGTGGCTCTCAAAAGGGGAGGAAGTGGGAAGCTTGTTCTGAAAAGGTTGGCGTGCATCTTTAACAAAGGCATTAATCTTCACAAGATCGGTTCAGAAATTGAGAGCATTACGGTCAAGCTTTCCAAATTGAGGGCGAGTTTGCAAGGTTATAACATCAAGCAAATAACGGGTACACAATATGGAGGTGCCACTTCTTTTGAGAGGCAAAAGGAACAAAGGCAAACGTATCCACATGTTATTGAACGTGATGTTGTTGGGTTAGAGAGCGGTATAGAGATACTAGTCAAGCAGTTGGTGAAAGAAGAAACCCAAGTTGTATCTATTTGGGGGATGGGCGGTTCAGGAAAGACCACTCTTGCAAAACAAGTTTATGATCACAATGTTGTTAAGTGTCATTTCGATTGTTTTGCTTGGGTGTGTGTGTCACAACAATGTCATGGAAAAGAGGTTTTGGAAGATATTTTGATCAAGCTTACTCGCGCCACCAATgatcaaataaaagaaatttcgAAAATGAAGAAGGACCAAATAGTAGAGAGGCTTTGCATCatccaaaaaaagaagaaatgttTGGTGGTTCTTGATGACATTTGGACTCGTGATGCGTGGAACTCTCTAAAACCTGGATTTCCAATAGGTGAGGAAACGAAGAGTCGTATATTACTCACCACTCGCAACAACGACGTTGCTACACATGCTGGAGAAAATCGTTATGTTTATAAATCGCGTGCGCTAAATACTAAGGAAAGCTGGGAACTGTTTAAGAAGATAGCAATCTTTGGGAGAGATCAAGCAG acTCTGAATCTTATGCTGAGAAGGAGAAACTAGGAAAGAAGATGCTTCAACATTGTGCTGGTCTGCCACTAGCCATTACTGTGATTGCGGAACTTCTAGCAAGAAAAGTCACAGTTGACGAGTGGAATACAGTAGACAAGAACGTTGATGTGCATATACAGAGAGGAACTGATCTTGACCAAGAATACAAAGGCGATCAAGGATATACAGGTGCATTAAGGGTGTTGGCATTGAGTTATGACGACTTACCATATCGTTTAAAACTATGCTTTTTATATTTATGCCAATTTCAAGATGATTATGAGATACCGGTCAAAAGACTGATTCAGTTATGGATAGCAGAAGGTTTTATATCTCCGGCGTCCCAACGACATGGTTCATCCGAAGTATTGGAAAATGTAGCATATTCTTGTTTAAGtgagttggtgcaaagatgTATGGTTCAAGTTGGAACACTTGGTTCAACTAAGAAGATCAAAACATGCCGTGTTCATGATCTTATGCGAGACTTGTGCTTGTTAAAGGCAGAAGAGGAGAACTTTCTTCACGTTGTAAATTTTACTGACACGATAACCAAGGTAGCAACAATTACTAAAGTTCGAAGACTTGCTGTATATGTGGAAACAGAATTTGTTGATAGATTTGCTCCCACAAGAAATGACCATCTTAGGTCTTTGTTATTCTATGTCGACCCAAAATATGATTACTccaattggaagaaaaaattaTTGGGGTCAGTACTATTCAACTCCAAATTGCTCAGGGTACTAAAGTTTGAAGGCATAAGGGGAGATGTTGAGTTGCCGAGTAACATTGGGAATCTTGTCCACTTAAGGTTTTTAAGTCTAAAGGGAAGTCATGTAAAACAGTTGCCATCATCTTTAGGTAATTTAGTATGTTTGCAAACTCTAGACTTACGAGGTGTTACCCGGGTGAAAGTACCAAATGTGATTTGGAAGATGAAAGAATTGAGACATTTATATTTATGCCATTTTTACGAAGGGGGTGGGAAATTGTCCTTGGCTACTCTTCACAATTTGCAGACTTTAGTCAATATTTCAGGTGCTGATTGTGATTTGAATCATCTTGCTGAATTGACCAATCTCAGAAAACTGTTCATACATGGGGTGAAAAATATGGAGGAAATCTTGAAATCTACTAGCATCACATTTAACCATCTTCGATCTCTATTTGTGCACTCTGGTCTCGAACTTCTACCAATGAATATGGCATTGAGTTGTCCTCATATATACAAACTTAAATTGGACGGGGCAATCAGAGATCAATCATTGGAAGGCCTTCAGTACTATCGGAACCTCACTAAGATGTCTCTGTCTCGTACTCTTCTACGGTTGGACAGTCTCAAAATACTTGAGAAGATCCCAAACTTAAGAAtgctttggtttggttttggtacTTTCGAGAATCTTCCAGAACTGGTTTTCTCAGAAGAAGGTTATCCTAATCTTGAATTTCTTTCACTTTCTGGGATGGCTGAATTTAAGACTTGTAGCATAGAGAAAGGAGGCATGCGTAGTCTCTGCAGTTTGTCTATTGACTATTGCTGGGAATTGACGGCAGTCCCTGAGGGGCTTCAGTATGTTACTACCCTCAAGGAATTAACAATCCAAAAGATGCCTGGGACATTCTGTAGTAGGCTTCGGGAAGGAGGAGAGGATTCCTACAAAATTCAACATGTGCCTTCTGTTGTCATTACAAATATTGAGGAGGATAGAGAAGTGGATAACTGGTAA